From the genome of Halomonas sp. LR3S48:
CCGGGTCGCTGATGGCGTTGGCCCATTCGCACTCGTAGGTATCGATCACGGCCTGCATCTGCCTATCGAGTTCTTCGCCGATGCCGAGGCTGTCCTCGAGGATCACCTGCTTGAGGTAGACCAGCCCGCCTTCGAGGTTCTCGCGCCACACCGAGGTGCGCTGCAGGCGGTCGGCGGTGCGGATGTAGAACATCAGGAAGCGGTCGATGATGCGGTAGAGCTGTTCGTCGTCGAGGTCGGTGGCGAACAGTTCGGCGTGGCGCGGGCGCATGCCGCCGTTGCCGCACACGTACAGGTTCCAGCCGTTCTCGGTGGCGATCACGCCGATGTCCTTGCTCTGGGCCTCGGCGCACTCTCGGGTGCAGCCGGAAACGCCGAACTTGATCTTGTGCGGGGCGCGCAGGCCCTTGTAGCGGTGCTCCAATTGGATCGCCATGCCCACGCTGTCCTGCACGCCGTAGCGGCACCAGGTGCTGCCCACGCAGGATTTCACCGTGCGCAGCGACTTGCCGTAGGCGTGGCCGGTCTCGAAGCCGGCTTCGATCAGCTCGCCCCAGATCGCCGGCAGGTCTTCCAGGCGGGCGCCGAACAGGTCGATGCGCTGGCCGCCAGTCACCTTGGTGTAGAGTTCGTACTTCTGCGCCACCTGGCCCAGCACCACCAGCTTGTCGGGGGTGATCTCACCGCCCGGCACGCGGGGAACGACGGAGTAGGTGCCGTTCTTCTGCATGTTGGCCATGAAGGTGTCGTTGGTGTCCTGCAGCGGGATGTGGGCTGCGTCGGTGATCGGCTCGTTGAAGCAGGAAGCCAGGATCGAGGCCACCGCCGGCTTGCAGATATCGCATCCGAGGCCGTGACCCACCTTGGAGCCATGCTTCTCCATCAGCTCGCTGAAGGTCTTGATGCCCTCCACCCGCACGATGTCGTAGAGCTCCTGGCGGGTGTGGGCGAAGTGCTCGCAGATCGACTTGTCGACCTCCACGCCGCGGCTCTCGAGCTCAAAGTCCACCAGGTTCTTGAGCAGGGCGGCACAGCCGCCGCAGCCGGTGCTGGCCTTGGTCGCACCCTTCACCGCGCCGAGGTCCACGGCGCCGGCGTCGATCGAGGCGCACACGTCGCCCTTGGTGACGTTGTGGCACGAGCAGATCATCGCCGTTTCCGGCAGGGCGTCCGGCCCCAGGGCGGGGGCGGCTTCGCCACCGGCGGGCAGGATCAGCGCGGCCGGGTCCTCGGGCAGGTCGATGCGGTTGGCGTAGTACTGGTGCAGGGTGTCGTAGTAGCTGTTGTCGCCCACCAGCATGGCGCCCACCACGCGCTTGCCGTCGCTGGAGACCACCAGCTTGCGGTACTGCTGCTTGATGGGGTCGAGGAAACGATACTGCCGCGCGCCGGGGGTGCGGTCGCCGTGGGCGTCGCCGATGGAGCCCACGTCGACGCCCATCAGCTTGAGTTTGGTGCTCATGTCGGCGCCGGCAAAGGTTGTGCCGCCTTCCAACAGGGTGGAGGCGGCGGCCTTGGCCATCTGGTAGCCGGGGGCGACCAGGCCGAAGATGCTGTTGTTCCACAGCGCCACCTCACCCACGGCGAGAATGGCCGGGTCGCTGGTCAGGCAGTTGTCGTCGATCACCACGCCGCCGCGCTCGCCCATCTCCAGGCCGCAGTCGCGGGCCAGTTCGTCGCGGGGGCGAATGCCGGCGGAGAAGACGATGAGGTCGGTCTCCAGCACTTTCTCGTCCTGGAACACCATGCGGTGGCGGCTGGCCTCGCCGTCGACTATCTCCTGGGTGGCGCGGCCGGTGAGTACCTGCACGCCCAGCGCCTCGATCTTTTCGCGCAGCAGTTCGCCGCCCTCGCTGTCCACCTGCATCGGCATCAGGCGCGGGGCGAACTCCACCACGGCGGTGTCGAGGTTGAGCCCGCGCAGGGCGTTGGCGGCTTCCAGGCCGAGCAGGCCGCCGCCCACCACCACGCCGGTGGTGGCGGTCTCGGCCGCTTCGCGGATGGCGTCGAGGTCTTCCAGGGTGCGGTAGACCAGGCAGCCTTCGCGGTCGTTGCCGGGTATCGGCGGCACGAAGGGGTAGGAGCCGGTGGCCAGCACCAGGCGGTCGTAGGCGTAGCGACCCTGCGGCGTCACCACTTCGCCCTTGTCGCGGTCGATCTCGGTGACCGCCTCGTGCAGGCGCAGCTCGATGCCGTGCTCGGCGTAGTAGTCGGCGGTGGAGAGCGCCAGCGAGGCGGCGTCGCGGCCGCTGAAGTACTCGGAGAGGTGCACGCGGTCGTAGGCCAGGTGGCGCTCCTCGCCGAACACGGTGACTTCATAGCGCTGCGTGGCGCCCTGTTCGACCAGTTGCTCGACCAGGTGGTGGCCGACCATGCCGTTGCCGATGACGATCAGTTGCGGTTTAGCGGGCGTGTTCATGCGGCCTCCTTCGCGGGGCTTTGCGGTGATTCGTTCAGTGCATCGTCGAGCAGGAGTTGGGCGTCGGCGGCGCCTAGCAGCAGGGCCGAGCGGCATGGGGCCAGGTCGCGGCCTGCCAGGGCCTGTTCGAAGTACCAGGGGCCGGAGGCGGTGTCGCCGTAGAGCACGGCGCCTTCCAGGCGGCCGTCGCGCAGCAGCAGGCGACGGTAGTCGCCCTGCTGGGGGTCGCGGTAGCTGAGCACCTCATAGCCGGGCTCGGGGTCGGTGGGGCCGAAGGCGTAGAGCGAAACGCCGCTGACCTTGAGCTTGGTGGCGGTCGGCTGCTCGACGTAGCCCTGGGCGGGATCGGCATCGGCGTGGTCATGGTCGAGACAGAGGCGCTCGGCCAGCACCTCGACCTGGCGCCAGATCGGCTCGACCAGGCCGTAGAGGTTGCCGTGGTGCTCGCAGCATTCGCCCAGGGCGTGGATCGAGGGGTCGGAAGTGGTCAGCCACTCGTCGACGACCACGCCGCGGTTGACGTCTAGCCCGACGCTGCGGGCAAGCGCCGAGTTGGGCACGATGCCGATGGCCACGACGACGCAGTCGGCGGCGAGCCGGGTGCCGTCGGCCAGATGCGCGGCGCACACCTGGCCGTCGGCGCCGGCTTCCAGACGCTCGAGCTGGGCATCGGTATGAATGTCGAGCCCACGGCCGCGTAGCTCGTTCTCGAGCAGGCGCGCGGCGGTGAGGTCGAGCTGGCGGTTCATCAGGCGGTCGTCGCGCTGCAGCAGGCTTACCTGCATGCCGCGCTTGCCCTGTCCTCGTTTACGTAACCCTTCGGCCGCTTCCAGGCCGAGCAGGCCGCCGCCGATCACCACGGCATTGCCGCCTTGTTCGGCTGCGCGTGCCAAGGCATCGGCGTCGCCGAGGTCGCGGAAGACGTGAACGCCCGGCAGGTCCAGCCCCGGTACCGGCGGGCGGGCCGGGTTGGAGCCGGTGGCCAGTACCAGGCGGTCGTAGTCGAGTTCACGGCCGGCATCGGTGGTCAGGCGCCGCGCGGTGCGGTCGATGTTCTCCACGCGCTCGCCCAGCACCAGTTCGATGCCCTGTTCGCCGTACCACTCGGCGTTGCGCAGGGTCAGGGCCTCTCGCTCCATCTCGCCGGCGAGTAGCGGCGAGAGCAGGATGCGGTTGTAGGCCGGTGTCGTTTCGGCGCCGATCACGGTGATCCGTGCGGGCCGCTCGGGCCGGGCGAGGAGCGCTTCGACCAGGCGATGGCCGGCCATGCCGTTGCCGACGATGACCAGATGTTCGCTGGGTGCCGTTGCGGGATGTCGCTGGCGCATGGCTGACAGCTCCTCTCGATGCTGGGGTAAAACTGAGTGACGGGGTCAAAACGCAACGACGCCTCGGCGCGGCCCCTATCGATCTGGAATCGAATCGGGAAGCGCAGAGACGTCGTTGTCGAATATGTGTCGGCGATCGCCATTGATCGCCTCACTCAGAACAGTTCAAGAACCCGGCCAGAATGCCCAAAGGGAGTTAATTTCATTTAAAGAACATGGGGTTGGGATTCAGCAAGGCGACCGGCTGGAGCTTGGCTCCCGCCGGTCGTGCACATCAGTGGTGCGTTGCGGCATCGAAATGCACAGGGCTGTAGCAAGCCGCCAGCAGCGCCGGGTCGAAGCGTCCACCCGCTTCTTCCAGTTGTTTGACGATGGGCGCGGCGAAGTGCAGGGCGGCTTGCGGCGTGGGGCGCAGCACGTCCGGGCCGCAAAGCTGCTGGTGGATGGGCGCTTCGTCGTGAGCGAGGGTCTGCAGGTGTCGAACCGAGCGGTCGAGATAGGGCGGCAGGGCCAGCCATTCGAGCGCCTGGCGGCGGTGTTCGGGCGAGGCGTAAAGCCACTCGCCGGCATCGCGCAGGGCACGCAACAGGGCGGCCAGCGTGGCCGGGTAGCGCTGCGCCCATGAGCGCGTCACACCGAGGACCTTTTCCGGGTGGTTGGGCCATAGCTGGGCGCCGGTGGTCACCAGCCGGCCCACCTCGCAATGGCGGGCCAGGGTGCCCCAGGGCTCGCCGGCACAGAAACCATCGATCTGCCCGTCGCGCAGGGCTTCCACCATGCGCGGCGGCGGCAGGGCGACGAGTTCCACGTCGCGGTCGGGGGCGATGTCGCCCAAGGTGAGCCATTCGCGCAGCTGATAGTGCTGGCAGGAGTAGGGGTAGACCATGGCCAGGCGCGGGCGCTTGCCGCTGCCCTGGCCGCGCAGCCAGTTGCCCAGCGCCAGGGCGCTGTCGGCCGGGTCGCTGGCAAGCGTCGCACCGCTGGCCTGGCTCAGCGACGTGGAGAGCGTGATGGTGTTGCCGTTGCGCGAGAGCAGCGCCGGTGCAAGCGTCTCGCATGGCGCGCGGCCCAGCCCCAGGCTCATGGCCAGCGGCATGGGGGCGAGCATCTGGGCGCCGTCGAGCAGGCCGGCGGCGACCTTGTCGCGCAGGGTGGCCCAGGCGTTCTCTCGCGACAGGCTGACATCCAGCCCCTGGGCGGCGAAGCAGCCCCGTTCGCGGGCGACGATCAGCAGGGTGGCGTCGAGCAGCGGGACGAACCCGAGGGTGATGCGCTCGAGTTCCGGCGAGGTGGCGTGGTGTTGCGGGTGGCTCATGAGCGGGATCCCCGTGGTTCGGAGGCGGGCACTGTCGGGTTCAGGCGGGCGAGAATGTCGATGACGCTGTCGGCGACCTCGGCGATGCGCTGGCCGCGGTCCATGGCGAGCTTGCGCAGCATG
Proteins encoded in this window:
- the nirB gene encoding nitrite reductase large subunit NirB, producing the protein MNTPAKPQLIVIGNGMVGHHLVEQLVEQGATQRYEVTVFGEERHLAYDRVHLSEYFSGRDAASLALSTADYYAEHGIELRLHEAVTEIDRDKGEVVTPQGRYAYDRLVLATGSYPFVPPIPGNDREGCLVYRTLEDLDAIREAAETATTGVVVGGGLLGLEAANALRGLNLDTAVVEFAPRLMPMQVDSEGGELLREKIEALGVQVLTGRATQEIVDGEASRHRMVFQDEKVLETDLIVFSAGIRPRDELARDCGLEMGERGGVVIDDNCLTSDPAILAVGEVALWNNSIFGLVAPGYQMAKAAASTLLEGGTTFAGADMSTKLKLMGVDVGSIGDAHGDRTPGARQYRFLDPIKQQYRKLVVSSDGKRVVGAMLVGDNSYYDTLHQYYANRIDLPEDPAALILPAGGEAAPALGPDALPETAMICSCHNVTKGDVCASIDAGAVDLGAVKGATKASTGCGGCAALLKNLVDFELESRGVEVDKSICEHFAHTRQELYDIVRVEGIKTFSELMEKHGSKVGHGLGCDICKPAVASILASCFNEPITDAAHIPLQDTNDTFMANMQKNGTYSVVPRVPGGEITPDKLVVLGQVAQKYELYTKVTGGQRIDLFGARLEDLPAIWGELIEAGFETGHAYGKSLRTVKSCVGSTWCRYGVQDSVGMAIQLEHRYKGLRAPHKIKFGVSGCTRECAEAQSKDIGVIATENGWNLYVCGNGGMRPRHAELFATDLDDEQLYRIIDRFLMFYIRTADRLQRTSVWRENLEGGLVYLKQVILEDSLGIGEELDRQMQAVIDTYECEWANAISDPEKLKRFRSFVNDARPDPDIIYTTERGQLRPA
- a CDS encoding NAD(P)/FAD-dependent oxidoreductase, coding for MRQRHPATAPSEHLVIVGNGMAGHRLVEALLARPERPARITVIGAETTPAYNRILLSPLLAGEMEREALTLRNAEWYGEQGIELVLGERVENIDRTARRLTTDAGRELDYDRLVLATGSNPARPPVPGLDLPGVHVFRDLGDADALARAAEQGGNAVVIGGGLLGLEAAEGLRKRGQGKRGMQVSLLQRDDRLMNRQLDLTAARLLENELRGRGLDIHTDAQLERLEAGADGQVCAAHLADGTRLAADCVVVAIGIVPNSALARSVGLDVNRGVVVDEWLTTSDPSIHALGECCEHHGNLYGLVEPIWRQVEVLAERLCLDHDHADADPAQGYVEQPTATKLKVSGVSLYAFGPTDPEPGYEVLSYRDPQQGDYRRLLLRDGRLEGAVLYGDTASGPWYFEQALAGRDLAPCRSALLLGAADAQLLLDDALNESPQSPAKEAA
- a CDS encoding CmpA/NrtA family ABC transporter substrate-binding protein, with amino-acid sequence MSHPQHHATSPELERITLGFVPLLDATLLIVARERGCFAAQGLDVSLSRENAWATLRDKVAAGLLDGAQMLAPMPLAMSLGLGRAPCETLAPALLSRNGNTITLSTSLSQASGATLASDPADSALALGNWLRGQGSGKRPRLAMVYPYSCQHYQLREWLTLGDIAPDRDVELVALPPPRMVEALRDGQIDGFCAGEPWGTLARHCEVGRLVTTGAQLWPNHPEKVLGVTRSWAQRYPATLAALLRALRDAGEWLYASPEHRRQALEWLALPPYLDRSVRHLQTLAHDEAPIHQQLCGPDVLRPTPQAALHFAAPIVKQLEEAGGRFDPALLAACYSPVHFDAATHH